A DNA window from Myripristis murdjan chromosome 19, fMyrMur1.1, whole genome shotgun sequence contains the following coding sequences:
- the LOC115377757 gene encoding retinoic acid-induced protein 1 produces MEQPPGSFDELQPQDLSTSSIPTVIDLTRKGEECVLNANSLEALRMVKSPSWYPNSGTSKTGLPFSETASTDIRLQSGDQIQPDNAFSNTTVTLSYVSRSHVFSTHDSLSQHSPLYGVPSISKFSLQPPCDAEKGLGETGYALSQHYLEPVDRPVDLATQTELFQSLSQTQVGEEDSVGVCLTEQPCKFNGGVASGDGDMNEAQQGGVEHGLSENSRGLENGQGDSWSGSGACVESSPETLTAVSGEHQDAGGSEVLFLISRTQEPVVIPDNVGARDLCSLSREYISPLEDPVSPSATSLDDVEDVFILPQASSSPSGDNSFLEATDDVVWDSQSGEGPTQPSDPGPRFSSSDNTPRLDTSSEHNQPVHRRKAVLEPMIDLTDDGDFHDCHDVLEKKPKTVIPHMNGNTRALQRTLKKKKLPVRSGRGTRLEAIVMNINPGRYKVSRCIRTSKKVKAFQTTASVSKSGSSTNSDSPLEGKKGKRGRVKTSISARKIKQKASSPLKRGKTNSINTDSCKESTSDSEIINNSKNSHNSTPPKKSSPPSAVHKKSKKEPEDFSHPKHSTQASPKRAAHTQSKKKLLPESSPQFSVHKKSKKDPEHISHPDPSPEIHVARISPPPKSPKKSPAKCKGKAAGSKTSPAAKMKAAHPPKRRRKKHKPSQSTSMFSPKEPEIKLKYVNYKEEKRDLRLDTFSPFIRVERKQSSLSLCTVINYPEEMKPQHKKGQQQQQQAHSGGFIAGVVPSTSCLQLGRASTHSQHQRPLICCLCGQSANAMDLGDLHGPYYPEGYQPGAKTPASTSGVKEDEEDTSDSDSSSCSAGGRRRKFARPMAPWPLRPASQLKQKELLGGHRWTSDGDIPGSPAAKRSRSDASSSAVEDWYSPPVVPLESCEYWLHEDCGIWSAGVFLVKGKVYGLEEAVKVAQETMCSGCRSRGATLGCFFKGCPNKYHYRCALESDCVLIEENFSMKCKKHKNKTFKAPPGNRWDDR; encoded by the exons GCCCTACGGATGGTCAAGAGCCCCAGCTGGTACCCAAACTCTGGGACCAGCAAAACTGGACTACCCTTCTCAGAGACTGCCTCCACAGACATCCGGCTCCAATCAGGGGATCAAATTCAGCCAGACAATGCCTTCTCCAACACTACAGTCACCCTCTCCTATGTGAGCAGGTCTCACGTCTTCTCCACTCATGACTCTCTATCTCAGCATTCACCGCTGTATGGCGTACCGTCTATCAGCAAGTTCTCCCTCCAGCCTCCCTGTGACGCAGAGAAAGGGCTCGGGGAGACTGGCTATGCACTGAGCCAGCACTACTTAGAGCCGGTTGACAGGCCGGTGGACCTTGCCACACAGACAGAACTTTTTCAGTCCTTGTCTCAGACTCAGGTGGGGGAAGAGGACAGTGTGGGAGTATGTTTAACAGAGCAGCCTTGCAAGTTCAACGGTGGAGTTGCTTCCGGTGATGGGGATATGAATGAGGCTCAGCAAGGCGGAGTGGAACATGGTCTTTCAGAAAACAGCAGGGGCTTGGAAAATGGTCAAGGTGATAGCTGGTCAGGTTCTGGAGCATGTGTTGAATCCTCTCCAGAGACCCTAACTGCTGTCTCAGGGGAGCATCAGGATGCGGGTGGCTCTGAGGTGCTTTTTCTCATCTCTAGAACCCAGGAACCTGTGGTCATCCCTGACAATGTGGGTGCTAGAGATCTGTGTTCACTGAGCAGGGAGTATATAAGTCCTCTGGAGGACCCTGTCTCCCCCTCTGCTACCTCACTGGACGACGTGGAGGATGTGTTCATCTTGCCTCAGGCTTCCAGCTCGCCCAGCGGAGACAACTCTTTTCTGGAGGCGACTGATGATGTTGTGTGGGACAGCCAGAGTGGAGAAGGGCCCACCCAGCCTTCTGACCCAGGTCCAAGGTTTAGCAGCAGTGATAATACACCAAGGTTAGATACCAGCAGTGAACACAACCAGCCAGTCCATAGACGCAAGGCCGTTCTGGAGCCTATGATTGACTTGACAGATGATGGTGATTTTCATGATTGTCATGATGTTTTAGAAAAGAAACCCAAGACTGTCATTCCTCATATGAACGGGAATACAAGGGCACTACAgaggactttaaaaaaaaagaaattgccaGTGCGTTCTGGCAGAGGGACAAGGTTAGAGGCCATAGTCATGAACATCAATCCCGGCAGGTATAAAGTGTCAAGATGCATCCGCACTAGTAAGAAAGTCAAGGCTTTCCAAACCACAGCCAGTGTTTCTAAATCAGGCAGTTCGACAAACAGTGACTCGCCgttggaaggaaaaaaaggaaagaggggCAGGGTGAAAACATCTATCTCAGCGAGAAAGATCAAACAAAAAGCTTCATCCCCATTGAAAAGGGGTAAAACTAACAGCATTAACACTGACAGTTGCAAAGAGTCTACCTCAGATTCTGAAATCATCAATAATTCCAAAAACTCACACAACAGCACACCCCCCAAAAAGTCAAGTCCTCCGTCTGCTGTGCACAAGAAGTCAAAGAAAGAGCCCGAGGATTTTTCACACCCCAAACACTCAACACAGGCTAGCCCCAAGCGTGCTGCTCATACACAGTCCAAGAAGAAACTTTTGCCAGAGTCAAGTCCTCAGTTTTCTGTAcacaaaaagtcaaagaaagACCCAGAGCATATTTCTCATCCTGATCCCTCACCAGAGATTCATGTGGCAAGAATTTCCCCTCCACCAAAGTCTCCAAAGAAGAGCCCTGCCAAGTGCAAAGGCAAGGCTGCTGGTAGCAAAACATCTCCCGCTGCAAAGATGAAGGCGGCTCACCCTCCCAAGAGGAGACGAAAGAAACACAAACCCAGCCAGTCAACCTCCATGTTCTCCCCCAAAGAGCCTGAGATCAAGTTGAAGTATGTTAACTAcaaggaagagaaaagggaCCTGAGGTTGGATACATTCTCTCCGTTTATCCGTGTTGAGCGCAAGCAGTCATCTCTGTCACTGTGTACTGTAATCAACTACCCGGAGGAGATGAAGCCACAGCACAAGAAgggccaacagcagcagcagcaggcccacTCTGGAGGCTTCATAGCTGGAGTTGTACCCAGCACCTCTTGCCTCCAGCTTGGCCGGGCCTCCACCCACAGCCAGCACCAGCGCCCTCTCATCTGCTGCCTGTGTGGTCAGTCGGCCAACGCCATGGACTTGGGCGACCTCCATGGCCCTTACTACCCTGAGGGCTACCAACCCGGTGCCAAAACACCAGCAAGCACGTCAGGAGTCAAAGAAGACGAGGAGGACACCAGCGATTCTGACTCTTCTTCCTGCAGTGCGGGAGGGCGGAGGAGGAAGTTTGCCCGTCCGATGGCGCCATGGCCTCTCAGACCGGCATCTCAGCTGAAGCAGAAAGAGTTGCTCGGGGGACATCGGTGGACCAGTGACGGCGACATTCCCGGCAGCCCTGCAGCCAAGCGGTCCAGGTCGGATGCCAGTTCATCGGCTGTGGAGGACTGGTACAGCCCCCCTGTGGTGCCCCTGGAGTCCTGTGAATACTGGCTCCACGAAGACTGCGGCATTTGGTCTGCAGGCGTCTTCTTGGTGAAAGGCAAGGTCTACGGGCTGGAAGAGGCTGTGAAGGTGGCCCAGGAGACG ATGTGCTCAGGCTGCCGCAGTCGAGGTGCCACATTGGGCTGCTTCTTCAAGGGCTGTCCTAACAAGTACCACTACAGATGTGCTCTGGAGTCGG ATTGTGTGCTCATTGAGGAAAACTTCTCCATGAAGTGTAAAAAGCACAAG AACAAGACATTCAAAGCCCCTCCTGGGAACAGATGGGATGACAGGTGA
- the bsk146 gene encoding serine/threonine-protein kinase SBK1, translated as MSSSPLVSRANMDILDELQLIAAQNLERLEVNKYYEVIRELGKGTYGKVDLVIHKIRGTKMALKFLKKKTTKLKSFLREYSISLYLSPCPFIINMFGIAFETDEYYVFAQEYALAGDLFDIIPPQVGLPEAVAKRCVHQVAIALDYLHFKKLVHRDIKPENILIFDRECRKVKLSDFGMTRRAGSPVKRVSGTIPYTAPELCDVSRHEGFCVDYSTDVWAFGVLLFCMLTGNFPWEKALPSDSFYQEFIRWQRRRTATVPSQWRRFTEQALRMFRRLLSVEQDRRCSVKEVFGYFSHSWMLDVENNNGNGAGGSSGGSGERERVGGGGGGGGGVRGDVDGTISSSSSTEEDEELLVERMKQQTLSPLSPMSPLSPVSPVVAERGSGGAAKGGMMEPGGGHHFVSVSTTSSVSSTNSYERMPRENNSPGGRMLVATPIEICV; from the exons ATGAGTTCCTCACCGCTGGTGTCGCGCGCCAACATGGACATCCTGGACGAGCTGCAGCTGATCGCAGCGCAGAATCTGGAGAGGCTGGAGGTCAACAAGTACTACGAGGTGATCAGGGAGCTGGGCAAGGGCACCTACGGCAAGGTGGACCTGGTCATCCACAAGATCAGAG GTACAAAAATGGCACTAAAGTTCCTGAAGAAGAAGACGACCAAGCTGAAGTCTTTCCTGCGGGAGTACAGcatctctctctacctgtctcccTGCCCCTTCATCATCAACATGTTCGGCATCGCCTTCGAGACAGACGAGTACTACGTATTTGCACAAGAGTACGCCTTAGCAGGGGACCTCTTCGATATCATTCCTCCACAG GTTGGTCTTCCTGAGGCAGTGGCAAAGCGCTGTGTGCACCAGGTAGCCATAGCCCTGGACTACCTGCATTTTAAGAAGCTGGTCCACAGAGACATCAAGCCTGAGAACATCCTAATTTTTGACAGAGAGTGCCGCAAGGTCAAGCTGTCTGACTTTGGCATGACCCGCCGAGCTGGATCACCTGTCAAAAGG GTGAGCGGTACCATCCCCTACACCGCCCCAGAGCTCTGCGACGTGTCGCGCCATGAGGGTTTCTGCGTGGACTACAGCACTGATGTCTGGGCCTTCGGCGTGCTGCTCTTCTGCATGCTGACTGGAAATTTCCCGTGGGAGAAGGCACTGCCCTCGGACTCCTTCTACCAGGAGTTCATCcgctggcagaggaggaggacggccACTGTGCCGTCCCAGTGGAGGCGCTTCACTGAACAAGCCCTCCGCATGTTCCGCCGGCTGCTGTCCGTGGAGCAGGACCGCCGCTGCTCCGTCAAAGAGGTGTTTGGATACTTCAGCCACTCTTGGATGCTCGATGTGGAGAACAACAACGGCAACGGCGCAGGGGGAAGCAGCGGTGGCAgcggggaaagagagagggttggaggag gaggaggaggaggaggaggggtccGTGGTGATGTGGACGGCACCATCTCATCATCTTCGTCCACCGAAGAGGACGAGGAACTCCTTGTGGAGAGGATGAAGCAGCagactctctctcctctctcgccgATGTCCCCGCTCTCTCCTGTGTCGCCCGTGGTGGCGGAGAGGGGCAGCGGCGGGGCGGCCAAGGGGGGGATGATGGAGCCGGGCGGCGGCCACCATTTCGTGTCCGTCTCCACCACCAGTTCCGTGTCGTCCACCAACAGCTACGAGCGAATGCCGCGAGAAAACAACTCGCCGGGGGGACGCATGCTGGTCGCCACGCCCATAGAGATCTGTGTCTGA